Proteins from one Clupea harengus chromosome 17, Ch_v2.0.2, whole genome shotgun sequence genomic window:
- the LOC105894735 gene encoding proenkephalin-A-B, giving the protein MAVPMNFCCLAILSAYLALTAQADCGTDCAYCAVQESFRKSDINPTMCMWQCAADFSGGSSWGPCRDLLQSSNTAATAAAAATAESEDLPTEPEQQQDAQLHQLAKKYGGFMKRYGGFMKRYGGFMKRYGGFMKKSDETYGLEPDDIDHGREILTFRTERGDGEKGVDSLSVLRELLSAKGGEEAAEGIAKRYGGFMRRAGLYDSLSGGARPLQKRYGGFMRRVGWPEWLEESKRYGGFMRRSPGEDEEGVEEEEGEEEQEPQMEKRYGGFMGY; this is encoded by the exons ATGGCGGTACCGATGAACTTCTGTTGTCTGGCTATCTTAAGCGCATACCTCGCGCTTACGGCTCAAGCGGACTGTGGTACCGACTGTGCGTACTGCGCAGTGCAGGAGAGCTTTCGAAAATCCGACATCAACCCAACT ATGTGTATGTGGCAGTGCGCGGCCGACTTCTCCGGCGGAAGCTCATGGGGTCCGTGCCGAGACCTCCTGCAGAGCTCCAACACAGCTGCCacggccgccgccgccgccaccgccgagAGCGAGGACCTCCCCACCGAgccggagcagcagcaggacgcCCAGCTGCACCAGCTGGCCAAGAAATACGGCGGCTTTATGAAGCGCTACGGCGGGTTCATGAAGCGCTACGGCGGGTTCATGAAGCGCTACGGCGGGTTCATGAAGAAGAGCGACGAGACGTACGGCCTGGAGCCCGACGACATCGACCACGGCCGAGAGATCCTGACGTTTCGCACGGAgaggggagacggagagaagggGGTGGACTCTCTCAGCGTGCTGAGGGAGCTGCTCAGTGCAAAGGGCGGGGAGGAGGCCGCCGAGGGCATAGCCAAACGCTACGGGGGCTTCATGCGAAGGGCCGGGCTTTATGACTCACTGAGTGGGGGGGCACGACCCCTGCAGAAGCGATATGGGGGCTTCATGCGACGGGTGGGTTGGCCCGAGTGGCTGGAGGAGAGCAAGCGATACGGGGGCTTCATGAGGCGCTCGccaggggaggatgaggagggggtggaggaagaggagggggaggaagagcaagagCCGCAGATGGAGAAGAGGTATGGAGGATTCATGGGATACTGA